The segment CCGAGAAGACGGCGTCGGCGTGTCCGTCCCGGACGAGCCGCGACGCGACCAGGATGGAGGAGCCGCGGGCCGATCGGACCGCCCTGGCCGGGTCGGGGTCGTCCATGCCGACGACCTCTCGGGCGTCGACGACCTCCAGGCCGTCTCCGGGAACGGCTCCGGCCTCGCTCAGAGCTGCGCGAACCTCGTCCTCCCGGCCGACGAGGACGACCGATACCCCGGAGCGGTGCGCAGCCACGGCGCCGGACACGATCTCGCCCGGGGCGTGGTCTCCCCCCATCGCATCGACGGCGACGCGGGTCACGGAGCGGGGCTAGTCGAGCTCGAGGACCTGCCGGCCGCCGTACGTCCCGCAGTGCG is part of the Actinomycetota bacterium genome and harbors:
- a CDS encoding phosphate--acyl-ACP acyltransferase, whose translation is MTRVAVDAMGGDHAPGEIVSGAVAAHRSGVSVVLVGREDEVRAALSEAGAVPGDGLEVVDAREVVGMDDPDPARAVRSARGSSILVASRLVRDGHADAVFSAGPTGASLAAAVLGMGRVRGVPRPAITLVLPFGDHPVVLVDAGANTDARPDHLLGFAVLGTVFAQVRLGVRTPRVGLL